Proteins co-encoded in one Conger conger chromosome 4, fConCon1.1, whole genome shotgun sequence genomic window:
- the LOC133126717 gene encoding cadherin-20-like — protein sequence MGVRSAPGAGPCRVLWALGALLLWAPAQARGPAGPRGQLLHRARRGWVWNQFFVLEEYTGLEPLYIGKLHSDMDRGDGSIRYILSGEGAGTMFTIDDGTGDIHAIQRLDREVKAQYVLRAQALHRQTGRPLEPESEFIVKIQDINDNEPKFLDGPYQATVPEMSVIGTSVIQLTATDADDPTYGSSARVVYSVLQGQPYFSVEPRTGIVRVSLADMDREVRENYSVIIQAKDMGGQLGGLAGTTTLNITLTDVNDNPPRFAQKLYQMSVPESAPVGSVVGRIRARDRDEGVNAEMRYSIIDGDGRDSFDVGTDPTNQFGIITIKKRLDFESKRSYTLKVEGANTQLDPRFLSRGPYSDVTIVHVSVEDVDEPPLFHAPAYLVEVPEDLEVGSVFKTVSARDPDAANNSIRYSIERASDPAKYFYIDITSGALMTVQPLDREELAWHNISVLAMEMNNPSQIGSVSVMVKVLDVNDNAPELTQFNEAFLCESAKAGQLIQTVTAVDPDEPLGGQHFYYSLAPEAANNPNFTLRDNQDNSAWILTRRGGFSQLTQSVYYLPIFISDGEQPVQTSTSTLTVRVCSCDVDGSVLSCDAQAYTLPVSLSRGALIAILACIFVLLVMILLILSLRSQRKKPYLSDEEENVHENIVRYDDEGGGEEDTEAFDIAAMWNPREAAPAPLGKSRQDMLPEIESLSRYVPQACVGHDGGGVHSYVLAKLFEADLDPCAPPYDSLQTYAYEGEGSVAGSLSSLQSAVSNGDHDYDYLSDWGPRFRKLAEMYGALESNNPLW from the exons CTGCACTCGGACATGGACCGAGGCGATGGCTCCATACGCTACATCCTGtccggggagggggcggggaccATGTTCACCATCGACGACGGGACGGGGGACATTCACGCCATCCAGAGGCTGGACCGCGAGGTGAAAGCCCAGTACGTGCTCCGCGCGCAGGCCCTGCACCGCCAGACCGGCCGGCCCCTCGAACCCGAGTCCGAGTTCATCGTCAAGATCCAGGACATCAACGACAACGAGCCCAAGTTCCTCGATGGGCCCTACCAGGCCACCGTACCCGAGATGTCTGTCATAG ggaccTCTGTGATTCAGCTGACGGCGACCGATGCGGATGACCCCACGTACGGCAGCAGTGCGCGGGTGGTGTACAGCGTCCTGCAGGGCCAGCCCTACTTCTCCGTGGAGCCTCGCACAG GCATCGTGCGAGTCTCGCTGGCTGACATGGATCGCGAGGTGAGGGAGAACTACTCCGTCATTATCCAGGCCAAAGACATGGGGGGTCAGCTGGGGGGCCTGGCCGGGACCACCACCCTCAACATCACCCTGACGGACGTCAACGACAACCCGCCCCGATTCGCCCAGA agcTGTACCAGATGAGTGTTCCTGAGTCGGCGCCGGTGGGCTCAGTGGTGGGCCGTATCCGGGCGCGGGACAGGGACGAGGGGGTGAACGCGGAGATGAGGTACTCCATCATCGACGGGGACGGCCGCGACTCCTTCGACGTCGGCACGGACCCCACCAACCAGTTCGGCATCATCACCATCAAAAAG AGGCTGGACTTCGAGAGCAAGCGCAGCTACACGCTGAAGGTGGAGGGCGCGAACACCCAGCTGGACCCCCGCTTCCTGAGCCGGGGCCCGTACAGCGACGTCACCATCGTGCACGTCAGCGTGGAGGACGTGGACGAGCCGCCCCTCTTCCACGCGCCCGCCTACCTGGTGGAGGTGCCCGAGGACCTGGAGGTGGGCAGCGTGTTCAAGACCGTCTCCGCCCGCGACCCCGACGCGGCCAACAACTCCATCAG GTACTCCATCGAGAGGGCCAGTGACCCCGCGAAGTACTTCTACATCGACATCACTTCCGGGGCGCTGATGACGGTGCAGCCGCTGGACCGCGAGGAGCTGGCCTGGCACAACATCAGCGTCCTCGCCATGGAGATGA acaATCCCTCGCAGATCGGGAGCGTGTCCGTCATGGTGAAGGTGCTGGACGTGAACGACAACGCCCCTGAGCTGACGCAGTTCAACGAGGCCTTCCTCTGTGAGAGCGCCAAGGCAGGCCAG CTGATTCAGACGGTAACAGCTGTGGACCCAGATGAGCCACTGGGGGGGCAGCACTTCTACTACAGCCTGGCACCCGAGGCAGCCAACAACCCCAACTTCACCCTGCGAGACAACCAAG ATAACTCGGCGTGGATCCTGACCCGGCGGGGCGGGTTCTCCCAGCTGACGCAGAGCGTGTACTACCTGCCCATCTTCATCTCTGACGGGGAGCAGCCGGTGCAGACCAGCACCAGCACGCTGACGGTGCGGGTGTGCAGCTGTGATGTGGACGGCAGCGTGCTCTCCTGCGACGCCCAGGCCTACACGCTGCCCGTCAGCCTGAGCCGAGGGGCCCTCATCGCCATCCTCGCCTGCATCTTCGTCCTGCTGG TGATGATCCTGCTCATCCTGTCGCTGAGGAGCCAGCGTAAGAAGCCGTACCTGTCGGACGAGGAGGAGAACGTCCACGAGAACATCGTGCGGTACGACGACGAGGGCGGCGGCGAGGAGGACACGGAGGCCTTCGACATCGCCGCCATGTGGAACCCGCGCGAGGCCGCGCCCGCGCCCCTGGGCAAGAGCCGGCAGGACATGCTGCCCGAAATCGAGAGCCTGTCGCGGTACGTGCCCCAGGCCTGCGTGGGGCACGACGGCGGCGGCGTGCACAGCTACGTGCTGGCCAAGCTGTTCGAGGCCGACCTGGACCCCTGCGCGCCCCCGTACGACTCGCTGCAGACCTACGCCTACGAGGGCGAGGGCTCGGTGGCCGGGTCGCTCAGCTCGCTGCAGTCGGCCGTCTCCAACGGCGACCACGACTACGACTACCTGAGCGACTGGGGGCCGCGCTTCCGCAAGCTGGCCGAGATGTACGGCGCGCTGGAGAGTAACAATCCCCTCTGGTAG